A genomic window from Deltaproteobacteria bacterium includes:
- a CDS encoding PAS domain S-box protein, whose product MQIDRDVLDQQRLLLSLLDNIPGMVYRGMPDWSLSFVGSEVERLTGYTPGEILGKPMAWRGLIHPDDFRSVRETILFCVRRREPILRMEYRIVRKDGESRWISDRRQMIYDEGGRLLCVDGLCMDISEQKRAEEERRQLAAAVEYAADAIMVTDTEWIIQYVNSAFEKVTGYTKEEVLGRNPYILSADGENIRVYIGIEDKIRSGNPWKGRLKNKRKDGMLLVQDTVISPVRDPGGKVVNHVLAARDITREIQLEKQAQTAQHMEAVGTLAGGIAHDFNNALTGIIGFADLLRMRLGKESKLQGDVDEILKCAERASTLTRQLLAFARRQVIEPVSLGLNTVVRDLSRLMKKVSGEQIEVRTRLTEGIPPVFADRGQLEQVLLNLCLNSRDAMPGGGEFLVSTDAVVWEGERVEDHAVMPAGQYVLLTVADNGSGMDDATRKHAFEPYFTTKAPGKGTGLGLSMVYGIVKQNGGFVFLDSRLGEGTTFRIYFPATESVPEEKEKQKEAPVKGGAETILLAEDEEAIRNLSERSLRGYGYEVLVARDGAEAVALYEAHPEIAIAVLDVVMPRLGGKEALDAMRRIRPGLKALFTSGYSTDRIHESFVLLPGIEFLPKPYGPASLARRVREVLDKI is encoded by the coding sequence GTGCAGATCGATCGGGATGTCCTCGATCAGCAAAGGCTCCTCCTCTCCCTTCTCGACAACATTCCGGGGATGGTGTACCGGGGGATGCCCGACTGGTCGCTTTCGTTCGTCGGATCCGAGGTGGAGAGGCTCACGGGGTACACCCCCGGGGAGATCCTCGGCAAGCCGATGGCATGGAGAGGTCTGATCCACCCTGATGATTTCCGGTCGGTGCGGGAGACGATCCTGTTCTGCGTCCGCCGACGGGAGCCGATCCTCCGGATGGAGTACCGGATCGTCCGCAAGGACGGGGAGAGCCGGTGGATCAGCGACCGGCGCCAGATGATCTACGACGAGGGCGGCAGGCTCCTCTGCGTCGACGGGCTTTGCATGGATATTTCGGAGCAGAAGCGCGCCGAGGAAGAGCGACGCCAGCTGGCAGCTGCGGTGGAGTACGCGGCGGACGCCATCATGGTTACGGATACGGAGTGGATCATCCAGTATGTAAACTCCGCCTTCGAGAAGGTCACGGGATACACGAAGGAGGAAGTCCTCGGGAGAAATCCGTATATCCTCTCCGCGGACGGGGAAAATATACGGGTCTACATTGGGATCGAGGACAAGATTCGATCCGGAAATCCGTGGAAAGGGCGCCTGAAGAACAAACGGAAGGACGGCATGCTCCTGGTGCAGGACACCGTCATCTCCCCGGTCCGGGACCCGGGCGGGAAGGTCGTCAACCACGTGCTGGCTGCGCGCGACATCACCCGGGAAATCCAGCTCGAAAAGCAGGCCCAGACGGCGCAGCACATGGAGGCGGTCGGCACCCTCGCCGGCGGGATCGCCCACGATTTCAACAACGCGCTGACGGGGATCATCGGGTTCGCGGACCTGCTCCGCATGCGTCTAGGGAAGGAGTCGAAGCTTCAGGGGGACGTGGACGAGATCCTGAAGTGCGCGGAACGGGCTTCCACGCTCACGAGGCAGCTGCTCGCCTTCGCCCGCCGCCAGGTGATCGAGCCGGTGTCCCTCGGGCTCAACACGGTGGTCCGGGACCTCTCCCGGTTGATGAAAAAGGTGTCCGGCGAGCAGATCGAGGTGCGCACCCGGTTGACCGAGGGGATCCCCCCCGTCTTCGCGGACCGGGGCCAGCTCGAGCAGGTCCTCCTGAACCTGTGCCTGAACTCCCGGGACGCGATGCCGGGCGGCGGGGAGTTCCTCGTCTCGACGGACGCGGTCGTCTGGGAGGGAGAGAGGGTGGAGGATCATGCCGTCATGCCCGCGGGGCAATACGTTCTCCTGACGGTCGCGGACAACGGCTCCGGGATGGACGACGCAACGCGCAAGCACGCGTTCGAGCCGTACTTCACGACGAAGGCTCCCGGCAAGGGGACGGGGCTCGGTCTTTCGATGGTCTACGGGATCGTGAAGCAGAACGGGGGGTTCGTCTTCCTCGACAGTCGCCTCGGGGAAGGGACGACGTTCCGGATCTACTTCCCCGCGACCGAGTCGGTCCCCGAAGAGAAGGAGAAGCAGAAGGAGGCGCCCGTGAAGGGCGGGGCGGAGACGATCCTGCTGGCGGAGGATGAGGAGGCGATCCGCAACCTTTCCGAGCGTTCATTGCGGGGCTACGGGTACGAGGTCCTCGTGGCCCGGGATGGCGCGGAGGCGGTCGCCCTCTACGAGGCGCACCCGGAGATCGCGATCGCAGTGCTCGATGTCGTCATGCCCCGATTGGGGGGGAAAGAGGCCCTCGACGCCATGCGCCGAATCCGGCCGGGCCTCAAGGCCCTGTTCACCAGCGGGTACTCCACCGACCGGATCCACGAGTCGTTCGTCCTTCTGCCCGGGATCGAGTTCCTCCCGAAGCCGTACGGTCCGGCCTCCCTCGCCCGACGCGTGCGAGAGGTGCTGGACAAGATATAA
- the rph gene encoding ribonuclease PH, giving the protein MTSKRADGRKSLDIRTIDVSLGVQKYAEGSVLFAMGDTRVVCAATIEERVPPFLRGAGKGWVTAEYSMLPRATNTRVAREARTGKVQGRTHEIQRLVGRSLRAVVDFEALGERTVTIDCDVLQADGGTRTASINGAWIALWQACRQLVAKGAVLRNPVLDHVVAVSVGIVGGRILADLDYSEDSAADVDMNVVMTGDGRLIEVQGTAEREPFTREQLDAMLSVAAAAGRKILKVQRRFAEGRSR; this is encoded by the coding sequence ATGACATCCAAACGCGCCGACGGGCGCAAGTCCCTGGACATCCGGACGATCGACGTTTCCCTCGGGGTGCAGAAGTACGCCGAAGGGTCCGTCCTGTTCGCAATGGGGGACACGCGCGTGGTGTGCGCGGCGACAATCGAGGAGCGGGTTCCCCCGTTCCTGCGCGGCGCGGGGAAAGGATGGGTCACCGCGGAGTACTCGATGCTTCCGCGCGCGACGAATACCCGTGTCGCCCGGGAGGCGCGGACGGGGAAAGTGCAGGGGCGCACGCACGAGATCCAACGGCTGGTGGGGCGGTCGCTCCGGGCGGTGGTCGACTTCGAAGCGCTCGGCGAGCGCACGGTGACGATCGACTGCGACGTCCTGCAGGCCGACGGAGGGACGCGCACCGCCTCCATCAACGGGGCGTGGATCGCGCTGTGGCAGGCGTGCCGTCAACTGGTCGCCAAGGGGGCGGTCCTCCGCAACCCCGTGCTCGACCACGTGGTGGCGGTCAGCGTGGGGATCGTCGGGGGGCGGATCCTGGCGGATCTCGACTACTCCGAGGACTCCGCGGCGGACGTGGACATGAACGTGGTGATGACGGGGGACGGGCGGCTGATCGAGGTCCAGGGGACGGCGGAGCGGGAGCCGTTCACCCGGGAGCAGCTCGACGCGATGCTCTCGGTCGCCGCCGCCGCGGGGAGAAAGATTCTCAAGGTGCAGCGTCGCTTTGCGGAAGGAAGGTCGCGATGA